The following DNA comes from Sorex araneus isolate mSorAra2 chromosome 5, mSorAra2.pri, whole genome shotgun sequence.
GGATGGTGTGTTCTCAACCCAGTGGGGCCCTGCTCCAAGCCCCTACCCTGAGTGTCACTCCCCTCAGGATATCCCAGGGCTGCAGAACCAGCAAGAAAATCTGGAACAGCCATTCCTGAGTGTCTTCAAGAAGGGTCGGCGGAGAGTGCCTGTGAGGAGTCTGGGCAAGGTCGTACACTATGCCAAGGTCCAGCTGCGGttccagcacagccaggtgggggcagagccaggtAGGGACCATCTGGGGAACCTGCCCTTGACCTCAGCCCAGCCAACATGCCCTGCTCTCCCCAGGAAGCCAGTGACTGCTACCTGGAGCTCTTCCCCGCTCACCTGTACTTCCAGGCCGTGGGTTCCGAAGGCCTCACTTTCCAGGTAGGAAACAGGGcagagggggaggcggggagaggaagaagccagCCTCgcctctgccctgtgccctgcaGGGCCTACTGCCGCTGACGGAGCTCAGTGTCTGCCCGCTGGAGGGGTCCGGAGAGCCTGCCTTCCAGATCACAGGTGAGTGGTCACTCCGCCCTGAGCCCAGGGACAGCAGTGGGCCCTGATGCTGAGGAGCCTTTCTTCCACTGGCCACACGGTCTGCCCAGCTGAGGGCAGGAGGAGTCTGAGGACACCAGGGCCCGTGCAGTGGCCACTGTTCCCTCCAGCGGGGCCTGGGGTCTGTGCCAGCCCTCTCTGCCTTCCCTGCAggccccctgcctgcacccctgctcGTGCTGTGCCCCAGCCATGCAGAGCTGGGCCGCTGGCTCTACCACCTGGAGAAGCAGATGGCCCTCCTGGGCGGGCTGCGGCGCTGCCACTCGGCCCCCCCGCAGGTCAGTGCTGGGAACCCCACacctctcctccccagcctcctccgCCTGCCCCTGACCCCCCTCTGCCAGGGCCCCCCTGAGGACGAGCTCCCCTGGACTCTGCAGCGCAGGCTCACCAGACTGCGGACAGTGTCGGGACGCCACAAGGTGGGCAGTGCCATCTGTGCTTCCAGAGTGAGGTTGCAGCATCTGCCCTCCCAGGTAGAGGAGAGGGCACACGGGAGACGGGAGGGCATGGGGCACCTGGAGGACAAGGGAGGACAGGGGACGTGGGGAGGACACAGGACACGGGGAGGACAAGGAGCACAGGAGCATAGGACACGGGACATGGGGAGGACCTGGGACCTGGGAGCATAGGACATGGGGAGGACGTGGGGCACGGGGGGACGTGGGGCACTGGGGGGGACATGGGGCATGGGGGAATGTGGGACAcgggggggggcgtggggcacAGGGGGCTTGGAGCTTGGGGGGATGTGGGGCATGGGGGGCCGTGGGGCACGGGGAGGACGTGGGgcacggggggctgggggagggacgtGGGgcacggggggctgggggagggacgtGGGGCACagggggcttggggcttggggtaGACGTGGGGCACGTGGGGGGTGTGGGGCATGGGGGGCACGGGGGGCGTGGGGCACGGGGAGGACGTGGGGCACGTGGGGGTGTGGGGcatggggggcgtgggggggcgtggggggcggggggcggggggcacggggAGGTCGGGATACAAGGAGGACATGTCCCATGTTCTTCCTATGTCCCATGTTCTCCCTCTGTCCTATGTCCCATGTCCTCCCTGTGTCTCATGTCCTTCCCATGGCATGAGGGCATGGGACATGGGGAGGACATGGGGCCATAAGGAGACATGGGACATGGGAGAACATGGGGCATGGGAGACTTGGGGCACAGGGGGCATGGGGACACGGAGAAGACATGAGACCTGGGGTGAGGACGCTGGGACACTGGGCCCAGGGACGTGGCCCCAGGTGACAGGGGAAGGTGCTGGCAGCAGGTGCAGTGGACTCCGGGTGCCGACTGTGAGCCGCCCATGCCCTTTGCCCCCAGGAGCAGTGTGACCGGCTGCTGCTCCTGTACCCGACCTCCCTGGCCATCTTCTCCGAGGAAGCTGACGGGCTTTGCTTCAAGGTGAGGCCTCGCTGCAGACCTGCCCTGGGAGACTCCCTtagcagggcggggtgggggcagcagctcAGCATGAACCTGTCTGTCAGGCTGGGATGTGACAGAGCAAGTTGGTTCCTCCCACACTCCCCTGGTCAGTGTGTTCTCAGCCCTGAGGCAGGCGAGGTGCCATCTCGGAGCACCCGCCCCCACCAGTCTTGTCTCCTCAAGGACCTCCCTCCTGGGTGTCCCATCGTGgaggaccctcccctcccccctgtccAGTCTCTTCAAGACTCCTCCCCCCATAAGTGGTCTCAAGGACCCTCCCCCCTGGGTGACCCATCTTGGAGGACCCTCCCCACTGGGTGTCCCATctcagagcccctggcagccatcATGGGGCATGGTCTGGAGCAGAATGACCCCAGAGTGCATCTCTGCTGCCCCATCCCTGTTCTGAGAGGCCCATACCTCTCAGTGGGAGTCTTCCTGGCATACGCGGGACATATGCCTAGGTGCGTATCttatttgtatgtgtatacatgccTGTGTACACTCATCACACAAGTGCCTGTGTGTCCGTGTATGTGGGGACATGTGTATGTCCACGggggatgtgtgcatgtgtgtccgtgCACGTCCATGGGTGTaagcacatgtgtacatgtgtgcatgtccatGGGTTTGAGGACACGTGTGCACGTCCatgagtgtgagtgcatgtgtacatgtctgtgggTGTGAGGACATGTATACATGCATTCATGTACTTCCTGGGGCTGTGCACTGGTGCGTGCATGATTTGCACCCTGTcggtgcatgtgtatgtgtgagggtgAGCGTGTATTGAGCATGCCCAGCCCTGAGCTTCATTTGCCTGCACTTGGCAGGGAGAGCTGCCGCTTAGTGCTGTCCACATCAAcctggaagagaaggagaaacagaTCCGCTCTTTCCTGATTGAAGGTGACCGTGAGGGCCTGGGCCAGGAGGGGGCCCGGCTGCTCCCTGGGGCTCTGCGGGGAGAAACTGCAGCCAGCCTCTCACAGGGTTTGTGTGCCAGGCCCCCTCATCAACACCATCCGAGTGGTGTGTGCCAGCTACGAGGATTACAGCCGCTGGCTTCTGTGCCTGCAGGCAGTGACCGGCCCCCAGGGCTTCCCAGGGCTCCAGGCACCCACACAGGTGAGGACCAGCAGGGGACGCTGTCCACAGCTCCAGGCACGGGCAGAGGGCAAGCCCGGGTGGGCAGTGTGGGCGGGGCCACTATCCTGCTCATCTCGGCACTGGCACCCTGGCTGCCCAGATCAGGGGTGGTGGCCGAAGCTCGCTCTCCTCAGATGGACGAACCAGCTGGGACTCAGGGTGCCCGGCACCCCCGTCCACCCACACAAGCCAGTCTCTCCCTGAATCCTTGGTGGTATCCCCTGTGAGCTGCCCTGCACAGACTCCACCTGTGAGTACCAGGTTCCTGCCGAGGAAGGTTCTGAGGGCAGGGGAGGCTCTGTCCGGTCACCCCACCCCTGGGGTCTGGTTCCTGTGTGGCGGCCATGTACCCCCAGAGCAGGAGAGGATTCTGAGGACGTCTGGGAATTTGGTCCCCACAGGAGGGGGACAGCACCAGCAAACACAAGTTGGAGTTGAGACGGAGCGGCAGCACTCGGTCCCCCAGGAGCAAGGCCCGAGGAGAGAGGCCTGGTCCAACCAGCCCCCTGCACCTCGACCTGACCAAGGTGGGCCCAGGCAGCTGACCTGCCCTTGACTGGCCTGCCCTCCTGCACTCCGGGACCCCCAGGCCTTTTCCCTAGCCCCAGGAGCCCTGTCTCTCCTATCCCTTGTCCACAGCTTAGCCTGGAAGGCAGCCCTGAGGCCCCAGACCCTTCTCTGGAGACCCCACACTCCCCGCTGTATGCTGACCCCTACACACCACCCGCCACCTCCCACCACAAGGTCACAGATGTTCGGGGCCTGGACGAGGTCAGTCCCCGCCTGGGCGTCAGGAAGGGAGCTGCTGGGACCTGGGCCGAGGTCAGGGCTTGGGACGTCCTCACTCCGCCTGCAGCACACCCTGCATCTGAAGTCGGGCCCTGGCCGAGTTGAGGGGCTCAGGAGGCCTCAGTCCCACGTTCTCCGACAGTTCCTCAGCGCCATGCAGAGCTCGCTGCGGTCCGAGCCCGCGAGCTCATTCCCCTCGATCCCTGTGTCGGTGCCCGTGTCAGACGCCGGCTGTGGACTGTCCAAGAAGGGGACCCTGGTGTCGCGGGCCTCCCCACGGCATCGAGGTCGGGCCCCACCACCGCCAGACTCCCCGCAGCTTGTGAGTTGAAGCCCATCCCGCCCCGCGCCTTTGTGTGGCCTAGACTGAAAGCAAGAGACCTGGAAATGGGGGTGCAGTGAGAAGATGAGGCGGGAGGGAGCtggctgcccctcaccccctggGGCTCTAAGGCTGCTCGGTTGGACCCCCAGGTCTCCCCTGCGAAGGACGGTTCTCCTCTCCCCGTGCCTCCTCCTGCCGGTGAGTGAGGCCTGCCTCTTTCTGGGGGGCCCAGACGCTGCTTCCCGCAGACAGAAgcacctctgccctcccccacagaTGGCCGTGCCCCCAGGAGCTACAACCTCTGGGACAAGGCCCCATCCCCCTGCCGGCAGCGGTGGCCCCGGTTCAGTGTGCCTGAGACTGAGGGGGGGCCCTTGCACTGGATCTGAGCCCCAGCAGGGCGGCACCTGCCAGCACCCACCCTGGAGGGCTGGCACAGGTGTGGCTAGCCTGTACCCCACCCAGTGCCAAGTCGGGAACCCTGGATTTGGGAAGCCCAGGGTTCCAGAGGGGCCCGAGGGAACTGTCACCCTGAGGAGCcagactccagcccctgctccagaAGGAATGGGGGGCTGGGATCTGACTGGGTCTTCACCTGGGAGTGGGGGTAGCACAGCTGTGAAGCCAAGGGTATGAAGGTCAGAGGTCAGAAGGTCAGATGTCATGGACGGGGAGGGTGTCTTAGCAAGTGTGGGGCAGGTGAAGAGGAACTGAACTAAAGAAGTGGCAGCAAAAGTTTATTGGTGTGTGTGTCCACTGTGTGCTCAGGACCGAGTGCCTGCCGCCTCAGGCTGAATGCCCGCCCACAGTCAGCTGGGCAGCCCGTCCCGCCAACACCTGCTCAGTTCTGACTAGGCCTGCCCTGTTCTGCCTTGCACCTCACTTAGCTTTCCCAGAGGAGGGCCTTGAGACTCTGTCCCACAGCTCCCCACATTGCTGCCCACTGCCTCAGAGGCGGGgcccctcacccacccagccCACCCTTTCTTCAGCCCCTGCCCAGGTTCTTGGGGCCTCTGCTTTCCAacatccctctctgcctctcctccccagccAACCAGGAACCCAGTTAGCAGACAGGCCACACACCAGCAGTTCGCTGGAGAAAGTGCATCCATCCCCAGCGCCACATGGCTGCGGGGCCACCCTCCCACCAGCACCTGCTCTCACCTACCCGCAGACTCGCCTCCCCCTTCCTCGCTGTGCTCTGCAGACTCGGCCTTGGCAGCCGCTGTCCGGACACTCAAGTGAGCCCAAGGCAGCCAGCATGATGCTAGCTCCGTCCACGATGTTGCAGGAAACAGGGTGCGGGGCAGGACAGGGGGCAGAGCttgtcctgagcaccagtggctgCTTGTCCCACATCATCCTGGGCTGGACGAGGAAGGAGCCTCctaggagctggggctggggcttcTGCTGCGGCGGGGGCTGCGGTGCCTGCGCCCCACATGCCGGCGGAAGTAGCGGATGGCTGAGACGGTGCCGAGGTTGGCCAGCAGGACTGTGGGAAAGTCACGAGGCCTCCTGAGCTCTGGCTTCCCAGGCTACCCtgacctcctgccctccccccccacggCCCAGCCGTCCAGGCCCAGTAGCCGGTGGCGGCCGAGCAAGCAGtggcttctccagagagaagtCCAGTGCCCTCACACCTGCCCTTGGCCCGGATGGGGTGAGACTGGACACCTGCCCTCTGGCTGGCTGCTGggcaccagcccctccccagggcttCCCCTGCCTTCCAGCCCCCAGGGTCCCACCTGTTTTCCAGGCATCGGGGTTGTGCAGATCTGACGTCCTCACAGCCCAGGAGGCAAAGGCTACAAACACCAGGCACATGTCCTTCTGGCTGAAGTTAAACGAAGTGAGAGGACCCCAGGGCTCCCCTAGAAAGAGAAGCAGCATTCCGAGCTCCGCCTGTGTCCTCGGACATGCTGCAGTATGCACCTGTCCGGGGACTGTCTgagcccaggccccagcccctctgccacgGTGTGTATCTGCAGCCTCCAGCATCAGACATGTGATCTCTGGGCCACTATTACCTGGGTCATAAACATCTTCTGAGAAAACATGAGGTGGGGTCGAGTGAGTACCTGACCTACCCGCCATGAGGTCAGAGCAGGAACTGCCCAGCCCTCTCCTGCGGGGGGCTGGGATTATCTAACTCAGCACAGGGCAGAGGTCAGTTCCAATTCAGGTTCTTGAGGGCCACCGTGCGTGGCGGCCTGCACACCTAACCCTTGACTGTGCCCAGAATGACTGGAACCCTTCTTCCCTCcgtcctcctttcctccctcccatcccctttgctcctcctcccctctccctccctcctccctcctccctcctatttccttccctccctccctccctctctcccttcttccctccctcccttcctccctccttgctcccccttccttccttcctcccttccttcctgccttcctccttcctcctcctattcctcctccccctccctccctcctggctcccccttcctcccttccttcttcccttcctgccttcctccttcctcccttctcctacctccatccttccttccccttccttcctccctctccctcttgtcCCCCGCAACCCTCCTGGCTGAGCTCTACACACAGTGCGTCCTCAGGCACTGGGCAATCACTGGGGTCCACACAGCACCTACCTGTTTGCCTGAGTGCCAGCTGGGGCTGCTTAGTGGCAGCACACTGGGGTTCCTGGGAGCAGCCAGGCCCCACTTTCCGGGACGGTGCCTCAGGGAGCGACTCTTTGCCTGTGGCCTGCAGCTGGAGGACTGCCGGCTCCAATGTGCTTCTTGGCTGATTCTCTCTGACGAAGTGCTCATAGGTCTCAGGGGTAGTGATGGGTGCAGGGTCCTTCATGGGGGCTGGGAAGCCTGGTACGGGCTCCTTCCCGGGTGCTGAGGCTTGGGTGCCCCCTTTGAGCCCTGCCCTCTGGGTTTGTCTGTCTCTGAAGAAGAACTCACACACATCCGGCCACTGAACTTCAGTGGGAATTTCTGAGGCCTCCTCagcctcttcttcttcctcttcaatgGTGTCACAGAAAAAAAACTCGTAGGCTTCAGGGAGGGTCACCACAAAGGAGCTCCGAGGTCCAGACCCCGCTGAAGCAGAGGGGGCGGGTGGAGGCAAGTGCTTAAGGATCCGAGGCTGGGGGGGGCGAGACCCAACGGCCACGGCATCCCAGGCTCcaggccccccgcagccccctgcCACTGTCCTGAGGGCGGGGGGCCAGGTTGTGGCAGGTGAAGGGGGCGCCGGGGCCCCTCCTGAGCCTGGCTCCTCGGGGCAGGAAGGTGGCACGGAGAACCGCACTTTCTTCCTCCTGGGCACTGGGGCAGGACCAGCAGGGGCGCCTTCTGGGGATTTGCCTCTGGGGTTTTCCTGGGGCCACCCTGAAGCCACAGCAGGGCTCAGACCCAGCTCACTCACAGGGGCACTCTCCATGCCCAGAGCAGAAGGCCCACtctggggagtgggggcaggtgtGAGCAGGTCCACAGCAGGCGGAGCTGTAGGGGGTGCAGCCTTGGAGGCAAAGACAGATGAGTCCACCTCTTTTTCCACCACTGGGCTGGTTCTGCCCAAGTCTGTGTCCAGTCTAGGCTTGGAGGTGGGTATAGCCAGAGGAGTGTTGGGCTGAGGCTCGGAGGTGGGTGTAGACGGAGGTGTGTTGGGCTGAGGCTCGGAGGTGGGTATAGCCAGAGGTGTGTTGGGCTGAGGCTCGGAGGCAGGTGTAGACGGAGGTGTGTTGAGCTGAGGCTTAGAGACAAATGTAGAGAGATATGTGTCAGGTTGAATCTTGGAGGAGGGTGTAGACAGAGGCATATTGGGTTGAATCTCAGAGGCAGGTATAGACAAAGGCATGTTAGGCTGAGGCACAGAGGCAAGTGTAGACAAAGGTGTATCGAATTCAATCTTGGAGGGGGGTGTAGACAGAGATGTGTCGAGTTGAAGCTTGGAAATGGGTGTAGATGGAGGCGTGTCAGGTTGAATCTCGGAGGAGGGTGTAGATGAAGGTGTGTCAGGCTGAGATTTGGAGGCAGGTGTAGACGAAGGTGTGTCAGGCTGAGGCTTGGAGGCAGGTGTAGACTGAGGTGTGTTGAGATGAGGCTTAGATGTGGGTGTAGACGGAGGTGTGTCAGGCTGAGTCTTGGAGGTGAGTATAGACGGAGGTGTGTCGGGCTGAGGTTTGGAGGTGAGTGTAGACAGAGGTGTATCAGGCTGAGGCTTGGAGACAGGTGTAGACAGAGGTGTGTCGGGCTGAGTCTTGGAGGCAGGTGTAGACAGAGACGTGTCAGGCTGAGACTTGGAGGCGGGTGTGTCAGACTGAGTCTTGGAGGCAGGTGTAGACAGAGGCGTATTGGGCTGAGTCTCGGAGGCGGGTGTAGACAGAAGTGTGTTGAGGTGAGGCTTGGAGGCGGGTGTAGACAGAGGCGTATCGGGCTGAAGCTTGGAGGCGGGTGTAAACGGAGGTGTGTCAGGCTGAATCTTAGAGGCAGGTGTAGACAGAGATGTATCAGGTGGAGTCCTGGAGGCGGGTGTAGACAGAGGTGTGTCGGGCTGAGTCTTGGCGGCAGGTGTAGACGGAGGTGTGTTGAGGTGAAGCTTGGAGGTGGGTGTAGACAGAGGCGTATCCGGCTGAGTCTTAGAGGCATGTGTAGACAGAGGTGTGTCGGGCTGAGTCTTGGCGGCAGGTGTAGACAGAGGTGTATCGGGCTGAGGCTTGGAGGCGGGTGTAGACAGAGGCATATCGGGCTGAGGCTTGGAGGCGGGTGTAGACAGAGGCATATCGGGCTGAGGCTTGGAGGCGGGTGTAGACAGAGGTGTGTCGGGCTGAATCTTAGAGGCAGGTGTAGACAGAGGCATATTGGACTGAGTCCTGGAGGCGGGTGTAGACAGAGGTGTGTCGGGCTGAGTCTTGGTGGCAGGTGTAGACGGAGGTGTGTTAAGGTGAAGCTTGGAGGTGGGTGTAGACAGAGGCGTATTGGGCTGAGTCCTGGAGGTGGGTGTAGACAGAGGCGTATCGGGCTGAGTCTTGGAGGCGGGTGTAGACAGAGGTGTGTCTAACTTAGCCACTGAGCTATCCAGGCGACCCTCCAGGGCAGGTGAggattttgcatgtggctgggccCCAGAGGTCATTCTGAGCCGGTCTTGACCTTGCTTGGTGGGAGAGGCGGGTGTAGACAGATCCAAACTCTGTGTGGCCATCTGCTCAGGGGCCTCTGTAGAGTCTTGCCATGACTTTTCCTGCCTGGTGCCTGGGGTCCGCATTCCAACCGTAGCCAAgggtccctccccaggccctgggctcctgGACCTGGTGTTGGCTCCCAGGGGCGAGCTTGCCTGGGTGGGAGCAGATCCCGGGGTGCTGGAGCGGCACCCGGCCTTGGTGCCTGCAGAGCGCCTCTTCTTTCGGCTGGGGCTGCGTGTCGGGGCTCCAGGGCTGCTGGGGTGCCCCTGGGGCGCGGTGCTGCGGGCGGGGGCCTCTGAGCTCTGAGAAGTCCCTTcaggggggctgagggcaggaccCCGGGGGGCTGGCCCCTGCAGAAGTCGCTGCATCTCGGATCTGGAAGACCCAGGGAAGGACGAGTTCTGGCCAGAGCTAAGGGACAGCCAAGCTTCCGACTGTGTGGACGTGCTCGGCGTCTGCTGACTggcccccagggccagcccaggcTCACGCCAAGAACTGCTGACCAGCTGTCGGGTGACCGCCTTGTCCTCTTCCTCGAAGCcaggccagcccctccccgcaGGAGTAGACTGCCCCTTGAGATGAGGTGGGGGCCCAGGAGGACTACTGCCACTGCTGTCCCCTTGGTCAATGTCACTGGACAGGAGCTCGTCCCCGGAGGCCAGGCTGGCCTGCAGGAGGTCACACTCCTCAGCTGTGGCCAAGAACTCAGCCCAGTCCTGCTCGCTCAAATGGACGCTGTACTGGAAGTTCTCCATTTCGGGTCAGCACAGGCTCTTGGCTGGCACAGAGTGGGGTTTACAGGCCTGGCACACGCGGCCTCTACCCCGGCTGCCCCCTGGGGCGGCCCCCACCTTCTGGGCTCTGGGCCAGCTCTCCATCTTGGCcctggaaagaaggaaagagccgGAGGGCGtcacccccttcccccagctGCCCTCCCACCTTGGGCACCGCTGCCACATCTTAGGGGCCCTGAGGGCAGCTTCACAGAGCCAGTGACCGCCTCCCAAAATCAGACGCGGCTACAGCTGAGTGAGGCCGCCCAGGGCCAGCAGCACAGCCTGTGCTCCGAGTAGCCTCCAGCCCTCCCAGCTCCCCGCTGGCTGGCCCTCACCGCGCTCCCTGGGAGCAAGAGTCAGTCCTGGCCTGGCCCAGCGCCCCGCTGGCCATGGGGAAGGGCCACTGCCTCCAGCAGGTGACCAGCCTTGGGTGTGACCTGTCAGCTGGGTTCCCTTCAGGTTCACCAAGGTCAGAGGCTGCTCAGAGGTCGCCTAGCCCTGCCAGGGCCCGGTCAGCAGTTGCAGAGCGGAAGTGAGCTTCTCATCTCCTGCAGACTGTTGGCCACCTCAGGGCCCTGTCCCAGGCCTTCCCAGCTGTCCTGTCTCAGTGCGACCAGACCAGAGCCCTTAGTGGCCCCCCCAGTCTTTGGTCCACTCCACTGGACCTGGGGGAGCTTGCGGTCATGCAGCTGCTAAGACAAGAACCCTGAGACCAAGGCACCGTGTATCTCCGACTCCCGGAACTTGGCCCTTCTTTCTGATCCCCCGGAAGCCCTGTGGGGTGGCCTGTCTCTGGGGCTCctcagggtgggagagaggggctcACACCATCCTACCTGGGaccccagggccagctgggcaGCAGTGCTGAACGTCCGAGCAGCCTGTCCCAGAACGGCATGGTGCTGGGCTCCCCACAACAGGCTCCACCCACTGCCCAAAATACACCCCTGGTCACATGTCCCCTGCTAACACCAGTGTCCAGGCCACAAATAGATGGCCTTTGAGGGGGCCCAGCGAGGCCAAATCTCCTGGCAGGTCAGAGGCTACAGAGGGCCCTAGTCAGCAGGCAAAGCACATGGGTCCTTTCCTGAGCTGGAGCCTCTTGCTCCCGTGTCATGAGCTCTTTCCCGCCACCACACTGTGGACCCCTACTGCTCCCTACCGCCTGCCACAGGTTGAGCTCAGGGCCTCACTGCCAGCCTTCTCActctcagggtgggggtggggctgggattaTAAGCCTTGTCCCTGTTGtggccagcccccacccaggggcCCACGCAGAGGACACAGTTAAACAAAGATGTTccagtgctctttttttttttttgctttttgggtcatacctggctatgcacaggggttactcctggctctgcacttaggaatcacccatcacccctggcggtgctcaggggaccatatgggatgctgggaatcgaacccaggtcggccgcgtgcaaggcaaacgccctacccgctgtgctattgctccagcccctccagtgctCTTCTCTCTCAGGGATTCCCAGGGCTTGAAGAGCCCTGCACGAGTACCAGGACAGAGGCCGAGGGGCACATCTCCTGTGGTAATTCTCTCTCCACGTGAAGGGGGTTCTGGGGCCTCACTAGGGCTGGCCCGACACGAGTGTGAAGCTTGCTCCATCGTTCTCCGAGATTCAGACTGCTTCCAGCTTGCAGCTACTACAAATACTGATGCTGTGAACATTCCTTAACCTTTCTTCCTGTCTACCTTTTCCTcctccacacctggtgatgctcaggtgtactcctggctctgagctaagggatCACTACTGCCAGGaatcagggggccctatggggtgctggggatcgaccctgggctggccacgtgccaggcaaacacctttctctctgtactgtctttccagtcccatttttctttttcctttttctgttctcAGTGCCACGGCCTCACACGTGAGCGTGCTACAACTGAGCACGGCATTTCTTTTGCGAGACCTAAGTATGTGATCACAGAGGGCTGCTGGGTCGGAGGCTGTGCTCACCCAACTTTAAAAGATACTCCACAACTATTCCCTGAAGTGCCACAGTGctgtttttctctatttctgaTTGTCACTGGCGCCCTAAACGGAAATGTAGGGTAAAGGGCCAAAGGGGATAAGACTGCAGTCCCCAAAGCAGCCACCAGAGGGCATGGGGAACGCCAGGCGTGAGCCAGGCTCAGCTTCCCGCCCTAGGTTTTTGGACACACCTTGTGATGCttcttaggggttattcctggctctatactcaggaatcacgcctgacggtgctcaggtgaccatagggatgctggggaatcgaacccaggtcatccacgtgtaaggcaagtgccttaccctctgttctatcgctccagcttccatGTGGGAGCAGCTTTCAATGAGCAACTGTTACCTGCCAGTCTCAAAACCTGTACCCAAATTAAGGGCTTTTTACTTTCAATTGTCAAACTCACATATAGTAAGTTGCACATATTCAAAGTTTAAATTTGCTAAGTTCTCGTCTGCATGCAGACCCAGGAAGCTAGAGTGGACCTCCCGACACCCCAACAATTCCCCTAACCCTTGAtaacacccaccccctcccctcctcagacATCCACCAAAAGTGAGTAAAGTGGGGT
Coding sequences within:
- the PLEKHN1 gene encoding pleckstrin homology domain-containing family N member 1 isoform X6; its protein translation is MGNSQCVPQAPRRLRASFSRKPSLKGTREDSARKLVGLFGTEASPDRDTTADKIFYYIPGTDIPGLQNQQENLEQPFLSVFKKGRRRVPVRSLGKVVHYAKVQLRFQHSQEASDCYLELFPAHLYFQAVGSEGLTFQGLLPLTELSVCPLEGSGEPAFQITGPLPAPLLVLCPSHAELGRWLYHLEKQMALLGGLRRCHSAPPQGPPEDELPWTLQRRLTRLRTVSGRHKVGSAICASRVRLQHLPSQEQCDRLLLLYPTSLAIFSEEADGLCFKGELPLSAVHINLEEKEKQIRSFLIEGPLINTIRVVCASYEDYSRWLLCLQAVTGPQGFPGLQAPTQIRGGGRSSLSSDGRTSWDSGCPAPPSTHTSQSLPESLVVSPVSCPAQTPPEGDSTSKHKLELRRSGSTRSPRSKARGERPGPTSPLHLDLTKFLSAMQSSLRSEPASSFPSIPVSVPVSDAGCGLSKKGTLVSRASPRHRGRAPPPPDSPQLVSPAKDGSPLPVPPPADGRAPRSYNLWDKAPSPCRQRWPRFSVPETEGGPLHWI
- the PLEKHN1 gene encoding pleckstrin homology domain-containing family N member 1 isoform X4, which translates into the protein MGNSQCVPQAPRRLRASFSRKPSLKGTREDSARKLVGLFGTEASPDRDTTADKIFYYIPGTDIPGLQNQQENLEQPFLSVFKKGRRRVPVRSLGKVVHYAKVQLRFQHSQEASDCYLELFPAHLYFQAVGSEGLTFQGLLPLTELSVCPLEGSGEPAFQITGPLPAPLLVLCPSHAELGRWLYHLEKQMALLGGLRRCHSAPPQGPPEDELPWTLQRRLTRLRTVSGRHKVGSAICASRVRLQHLPSQEQCDRLLLLYPTSLAIFSEEADGLCFKGELPLSAVHINLEEKEKQIRSFLIEGPLINTIRVVCASYEDYSRWLLCLQAVTGPQGFPGLQAPTQIRGGGRSSLSSDGRTSWDSGCPAPPSTHTSQSLPESLVVSPVSCPAQTPPEGDSTSKHKLELRRSGSTRSPRSKARGERPGPTSPLHLDLTKVTDVRGLDEHTLHLKSGPGRVEGLRRPQSHVLRQFLSAMQSSLRSEPASSFPSIPVSVPVSDAGCGLSKKGTLVSRASPRHRGRAPPPPDSPQLVSPAKDGSPLPVPPPADGRAPRSYNLWDKAPSPCRQRWPRFSVPETEGGPLHWI
- the PLEKHN1 gene encoding pleckstrin homology domain-containing family N member 1 isoform X5, which translates into the protein MGNSQCVPQAPRRLRASFSRKPSLKGTREDSARKLVGLFGTEASPDRDTTADKIFYYIPGTDIPGLQNQQENLEQPFLSVFKKGRRRVPVRSLGKVVHYAKVQLRFQHSQEASDCYLELFPAHLYFQAVGSEGLTFQGLLPLTELSVCPLEGSGEPAFQITGPLPAPLLVLCPSHAELGRWLYHLEKQMALLGGLRRCHSAPPQGPPEDELPWTLQRRLTRLRTVSGRHKVGSAICASRVRLQHLPSQEQCDRLLLLYPTSLAIFSEEADGLCFKGELPLSAVHINLEEKEKQIRSFLIEGPLINTIRVVCASYEDYSRWLLCLQAVTGPQGFPGLQAPTQIRGGGRSSLSSDGRTSWDSGCPAPPSTHTSQSLPESLVVSPVSCPAQTPPEGDSTSKHKLELRRSGSTRSPRSKARGERPGPTSPLHLDLTKVTDVRGLDEFLSAMQSSLRSEPASSFPSIPVSVPVSDAGCGLSKKGTLVSRASPRHRGRAPPPPDSPQLVSPAKDGSPLPVPPPADGRAPRSYNLWDKAPSPCRQRWPRFSVPETEGGPLHWI
- the PLEKHN1 gene encoding pleckstrin homology domain-containing family N member 1 isoform X1, with protein sequence MGNSQCVPQAPRRLRASFSRKPSLKGTREDSARKLVGLFGTEASPDRDTTADKIFYYIPGTDIPGLQNQQENLEQPFLSVFKKGRRRVPVRSLGKVVHYAKVQLRFQHSQEASDCYLELFPAHLYFQAVGSEGLTFQGLLPLTELSVCPLEGSGEPAFQITGPLPAPLLVLCPSHAELGRWLYHLEKQMALLGGLRRCHSAPPQGPPEDELPWTLQRRLTRLRTVSGRHKVGSAICASRVRLQHLPSQEQCDRLLLLYPTSLAIFSEEADGLCFKGELPLSAVHINLEEKEKQIRSFLIEGPLINTIRVVCASYEDYSRWLLCLQAVTGPQGFPGLQAPTQIRGGGRSSLSSDGRTSWDSGCPAPPSTHTSQSLPESLVVSPVSCPAQTPPEGDSTSKHKLELRRSGSTRSPRSKARGERPGPTSPLHLDLTKLSLEGSPEAPDPSLETPHSPLYADPYTPPATSHHKVTDVRGLDEHTLHLKSGPGRVEGLRRPQSHVLRQFLSAMQSSLRSEPASSFPSIPVSVPVSDAGCGLSKKGTLVSRASPRHRGRAPPPPDSPQLVSPAKDGSPLPVPPPADGRAPRSYNLWDKAPSPCRQRWPRFSVPETEGGPLHWI